The following are encoded together in the Flavobacterium sp. TR2 genome:
- a CDS encoding tRNA-(ms[2]io[6]A)-hydroxylase yields the protein MGVLRLQLPTDPRWVNIVEKNIEEILTDHAWCEQKAATNAITIITNNPEHQDLVQDLLALVKEEVDHFEQVHNIIIKRGLKLGRERKDEYVNELYQYMKRSGDGSRVSGLVERLLFSAMIEARSCERFKVLSENIQDEELAVFYRELMESEAGHYTTFITYARKYGVGIDVEKRWREWLAFEESIISNYGKNETIHG from the coding sequence ATGGGCGTATTAAGATTACAATTGCCAACCGACCCAAGATGGGTAAATATTGTTGAGAAAAACATAGAAGAAATCTTGACAGATCACGCTTGGTGCGAACAAAAAGCGGCAACCAATGCGATTACAATCATTACAAACAATCCAGAGCATCAAGATTTGGTTCAGGACTTGCTGGCTTTAGTAAAAGAAGAAGTAGATCATTTTGAACAGGTCCATAACATCATCATCAAAAGAGGATTGAAACTAGGACGTGAGCGTAAAGATGAATATGTAAACGAACTGTACCAATATATGAAGAGAAGTGGAGACGGGAGCCGTGTTTCTGGTCTTGTAGAAAGACTTCTTTTCTCTGCGATGATCGAAGCTAGAAGCTGCGAGCGCTTTAAAGTGCTTTCTGAAAATATTCAAGATGAAGAATTGGCAGTTTTTTACAGAGAATTAATGGAAAGTGAAGCAGGACATTACACAACATTCATTACCTACGCACGCAAGTACGGAGTAGGAATCGATGTTGAAAAACGCTGGAGAGAGTGGCTGGCTTTTGAGGAGTCGATTATTTCCAATTACGGAAAAAACGAAACGATTCACGGGTAG
- a CDS encoding agmatine/peptidylarginine deiminase, protein MSTNNRRFPAEWEKQQGIVLCFPHNGNDWPGKYEAVQWAFVEFIKKVATFETVFLVVADEKLKEKVADMLERARVNIKNVSYIIHKTNRSWMRDSGPIIVKNGSKREALNFNFNGWAKYKNYQLDKFVPGKVADFIDVPLTQVMYKGKPVIVEGGAIDVNGKGTLLTSEECLMHPTIQVRNPGFTKEDYEAVFKEYLGVTNVIWLGDGIEGDDTHGHIDDLCRFVNEDTIVTIVETDKNDSNYKPLQDNLKRLQNAKLENGKSPVIVALPMPKRVDFEDLRLPASYANFLILNNCVLVPTFNDSNDRVALNILAECFPDREVIGISCIDFIWGFGTLHCLSQQIPA, encoded by the coding sequence ATGTCAACAAATAATAGAAGATTTCCTGCAGAATGGGAAAAACAGCAAGGAATTGTATTGTGTTTTCCGCATAATGGTAACGATTGGCCAGGAAAATATGAAGCTGTTCAATGGGCTTTTGTAGAATTTATTAAAAAAGTGGCCACTTTTGAAACTGTTTTTCTGGTTGTAGCCGATGAAAAATTAAAAGAAAAAGTTGCTGATATGCTGGAGAGAGCCCGTGTAAACATTAAAAACGTTTCTTATATTATTCATAAAACCAACAGAAGCTGGATGCGCGACTCTGGACCAATTATCGTAAAAAACGGTTCAAAAAGAGAAGCCTTAAACTTTAATTTCAACGGTTGGGCAAAATATAAAAACTATCAGCTGGACAAATTTGTTCCAGGTAAAGTAGCTGATTTTATTGATGTGCCGCTAACTCAGGTAATGTACAAAGGAAAACCAGTAATTGTTGAAGGTGGGGCGATTGATGTAAATGGAAAAGGAACTTTGTTGACATCAGAAGAATGTCTAATGCATCCAACAATTCAGGTTAGAAACCCTGGTTTTACCAAAGAAGATTACGAAGCTGTTTTTAAAGAATATCTTGGGGTTACAAATGTAATTTGGCTTGGTGACGGAATTGAAGGTGATGATACGCACGGTCACATCGACGATTTGTGCCGATTTGTAAATGAAGATACTATTGTAACAATTGTAGAAACTGATAAAAACGATTCAAACTACAAACCTTTGCAGGATAATTTGAAACGCTTGCAAAATGCAAAATTAGAAAATGGAAAATCTCCAGTAATTGTAGCATTGCCAATGCCAAAACGCGTAGATTTTGAAGATTTGCGCTTGCCGGCAAGTTATGCTAATTTCTTGATTTTGAATAATTGTGTTTTAGTGCCGACATTCAATGACAGTAATGATCGCGTAGCTTTAAATATTTTGGCAGAATGCTTCCCTGATAGAGAAGTAATCGGAATAAGCTGCATCGATTTTATCTGGGGATTCGGAACTTTACATTGTTTAAGCCAGCAGATTCCCGCATAA
- the glyA gene encoding serine hydroxymethyltransferase: protein MQRDEQIFDLIQEEKERQIHGLELIASENFVSDEVMAAAGSVLTNKYAEGYPGKRYYGGCEVVDVIEQIAIDRAKELFGAEYANVQPHSGSQANTSVYHACLNPGDTILGFDLSHGGHLTHGSPVNFSGRLYRPVFYGVDAETGRLDYDKIQEIATKEQPKLIIAGASAYSRDMDFARFRQIADSVGAILFADISHPAGLIAKGLMNDPIPHCHIVSTTTHKTLRGPRGGLILMGKDFPNPQGLTTPKGEIRMMSSLLDLAVFPGNQGGPLMHIIAAKAVAFGEALKDEFFTYAMQLQKNANAMADAFVKRGYNIISGGTDNHMMLIDLRNKNISGKEAENALVKAEITVNKNMVPFDDKSPFITSGIRVGTAAITTRGLVEKDMETIVELIDKVLSNHTDENVIEEVAEQVNEMMSERPIFAY, encoded by the coding sequence ATGCAACGCGACGAACAAATTTTTGATCTTATCCAAGAGGAGAAAGAAAGACAAATTCACGGACTAGAGCTTATTGCTTCTGAGAATTTTGTAAGTGATGAAGTAATGGCAGCAGCAGGGTCTGTTTTAACTAATAAATATGCCGAGGGTTATCCTGGCAAAAGATACTATGGCGGTTGCGAGGTAGTTGACGTTATTGAGCAGATTGCAATTGACAGAGCTAAAGAATTATTTGGCGCTGAATATGCAAACGTGCAGCCTCACTCAGGTTCTCAAGCAAATACATCTGTTTACCATGCTTGTTTGAATCCTGGCGATACTATTTTAGGTTTCGATTTGTCTCACGGTGGACACTTAACTCACGGTTCTCCAGTAAACTTCTCAGGTCGTTTATACCGTCCAGTTTTTTACGGTGTAGATGCTGAAACTGGCCGTTTAGATTATGATAAAATCCAAGAAATTGCAACTAAAGAACAGCCAAAATTAATCATCGCAGGAGCTTCTGCTTATTCTCGTGATATGGATTTTGCTCGTTTCAGACAAATTGCTGACAGCGTAGGAGCGATCTTATTTGCTGATATTTCTCACCCAGCAGGTCTTATTGCAAAAGGGTTAATGAACGATCCAATTCCACATTGCCATATTGTTTCTACAACAACTCACAAAACCTTAAGAGGACCACGTGGAGGTCTTATTTTAATGGGGAAAGACTTCCCAAATCCACAAGGATTAACAACTCCAAAAGGAGAAATCAGAATGATGTCTTCATTATTAGATTTAGCTGTTTTTCCAGGAAATCAAGGAGGGCCTTTAATGCACATTATCGCTGCAAAAGCGGTTGCTTTTGGTGAAGCATTAAAAGACGAGTTCTTTACTTACGCAATGCAATTGCAAAAAAATGCAAACGCAATGGCTGATGCTTTCGTAAAAAGAGGTTACAACATCATCTCTGGCGGAACTGATAACCACATGATGCTTATTGACTTAAGAAATAAAAACATTTCTGGTAAAGAAGCTGAAAATGCATTAGTAAAAGCTGAAATTACAGTAAACAAAAACATGGTTCCTTTTGACGATAAATCTCCGTTTATCACTTCTGGAATTCGTGTTGGAACAGCTGCGATCACAACTCGCGGTTTAGTTGAAAAAGATATGGAAACTATTGTTGAGCTTATCGATAAAGTTTTATCTAACCATACAGATGAAAATGTTATCGAAGAAGTTGCTGAACAAGTAAACGAAATGATGAGCGAAAGACCAATTTTTGCTTATTAA
- a CDS encoding choice-of-anchor I family protein encodes MKNLSLSLLAALFILASCNNDENSNGEPEVVANENPGTFKEIGSITIGGEAAAEISAYCEKTKRLFTVNNSGVNQIDVIDITDPTKPLKIGKIDLTAYEGAANSVAVFDGKLAVALESTVNKQANGKVAVFNTSDYSLIKQVTVGALPDMITFSPDGKYIMTANEGEPNADYSQDPNGTVSIIETSSYSVTTLDFASFAGQAEALKKDGFRISKFAKTSFAQDIEPEYITISDDSKTAWVTLQENNGVAKIDLTAKTITAIYPLGLKDYNTAENAIDVSDSDNKIAFNPWKVKGLYMPDAISHFTVNNTPYFVTANEGDAREYTAYTDVKRMKSMTLDATVFPDAATLKLDANLGRLNLVADMGDTDGDGDLDQMVSFGGRSFSIWNGNTGKIVFDSKNDVDKKTNEIGTYDDKRSDDKGSEPEAVVAAKMGSQNILFVGLERSDAFMVYDATNPTAPQYLQTVKTGDAPEGILFIPASKSPTKRSLLVVSSEGDGSVKIYQPDLK; translated from the coding sequence ATGAAAAATTTATCTCTCTCATTATTGGCTGCGCTATTCATACTGGCAAGCTGTAACAATGATGAAAATTCTAATGGCGAACCTGAAGTTGTGGCAAACGAAAACCCAGGGACTTTTAAAGAAATTGGTTCAATTACAATTGGCGGTGAAGCGGCAGCTGAGATTTCTGCTTACTGCGAAAAAACAAAAAGACTTTTTACAGTAAACAATAGCGGCGTAAATCAAATCGATGTTATTGATATTACTGATCCGACAAAACCTCTTAAAATCGGAAAAATTGATTTGACTGCTTACGAAGGTGCTGCAAACAGTGTTGCTGTTTTTGACGGAAAACTGGCTGTTGCTTTAGAATCGACTGTAAATAAGCAAGCAAATGGAAAAGTGGCAGTTTTTAATACTTCAGATTATAGCTTAATCAAACAGGTTACGGTTGGAGCTTTACCAGACATGATTACTTTTTCTCCTGATGGAAAATACATCATGACTGCAAACGAAGGAGAGCCAAATGCAGATTACTCACAAGATCCAAACGGAACTGTTTCTATTATTGAAACTAGCTCTTATAGTGTAACAACTTTAGATTTCGCTTCATTTGCTGGTCAAGCTGAGGCTTTAAAAAAAGACGGATTCAGAATCTCAAAATTTGCTAAAACTAGTTTTGCGCAAGATATCGAACCTGAATACATTACAATTTCCGATGATTCTAAAACTGCTTGGGTAACTTTACAGGAAAACAATGGTGTCGCAAAAATTGATTTAACTGCTAAAACTATTACTGCAATCTATCCTCTAGGTTTAAAAGATTACAACACTGCCGAAAATGCAATTGACGTGAGCGATAGCGACAATAAAATTGCCTTTAACCCTTGGAAAGTAAAAGGCCTTTATATGCCAGACGCAATCAGCCATTTTACTGTAAACAATACTCCTTATTTTGTTACAGCCAACGAAGGCGATGCGAGAGAATACACTGCGTATACTGATGTGAAACGCATGAAAAGCATGACACTTGACGCTACGGTTTTTCCGGATGCTGCTACTTTAAAATTAGATGCCAATTTGGGGAGATTAAATCTTGTTGCCGACATGGGAGATACTGACGGTGACGGAGATTTAGATCAAATGGTAAGCTTTGGAGGAAGATCGTTTTCTATATGGAATGGAAACACAGGAAAAATTGTTTTTGACAGCAAAAATGATGTAGATAAAAAGACCAACGAAATAGGCACATACGATGATAAAAGAAGTGACGATAAAGGTTCTGAACCAGAAGCTGTAGTTGCGGCTAAAATGGGAAGCCAAAACATTTTATTTGTCGGTTTAGAAAGATCGGATGCCTTTATGGTATATGATGCTACAAACCCAACTGCACCACAATATTTGCAAACTGTAAAAACTGGCGATGCTCCAGAAGGAATTCTTTTTATTCCGGCTTCTAAAAGCCCTACAAAAAGAAGCTTGCTGGTAGTAAGCAGCGAAGGTGATGGTTCTGTTAAAATTTATCAGCCAGATTTGAAATAA
- a CDS encoding endonuclease/exonuclease/phosphatase family protein, protein MKKIFFILSVLSSGVLFSQSDSKKKTELTFATYNVSMESDNYSPKGAMGKSEQILIYQLNSGRNTQIRNIAQIIQTVRPDVILLNEFDYIKDPELGVKAFIKNYLNVGQGGAAAIDYPYYYYSTVNTGQPSPYDLNNDGKLDNFGNDAWAFGMYPGQYGMMLLSKYPIDVKAVRTFQHFKWKDMPGALLTKKADGSDWYSKKAWKEFPLSSKSHWDVPVEIDNEIVHVLVSHPTPPTFDGDEDRNGKRNHDEIRFWKDYISDNSASYIYDDKGVKGGLSPNSRFVILGDQNASPVEGDAIREGIKSLVENPKINSDFTPASKGGAEFSPKNPFGINHTAFWRMRADYVLPSRLGFKVVSSGVFWPAKDEPMSELVEKRESSSDHRLVWVKMILE, encoded by the coding sequence ATGAAGAAAATATTTTTTATCCTTTCCGTGCTTTCTTCCGGAGTGCTATTTTCACAATCTGATTCAAAGAAAAAAACAGAACTTACATTTGCGACTTATAATGTAAGTATGGAGTCAGATAATTATTCTCCAAAAGGCGCAATGGGAAAATCGGAGCAGATATTGATTTATCAGCTTAATTCAGGACGCAATACTCAAATCAGAAATATTGCCCAGATTATTCAGACCGTTAGACCGGATGTTATTCTGTTAAACGAATTTGATTATATTAAAGACCCTGAACTTGGTGTAAAGGCATTTATAAAAAATTATTTGAATGTGGGCCAAGGCGGAGCAGCAGCTATCGATTATCCTTACTATTATTATTCGACAGTGAATACCGGCCAACCAAGCCCTTACGATTTGAATAATGACGGAAAGTTGGATAATTTTGGAAATGATGCATGGGCGTTTGGTATGTATCCTGGTCAATATGGAATGATGCTTTTGTCTAAATATCCTATTGATGTAAAAGCGGTTCGTACTTTTCAACACTTTAAATGGAAAGATATGCCGGGAGCATTGCTTACCAAAAAAGCCGATGGATCGGATTGGTATAGCAAGAAAGCATGGAAGGAATTTCCATTGTCTTCAAAATCTCATTGGGATGTTCCTGTAGAGATTGATAATGAAATAGTTCATGTCTTAGTCAGTCATCCAACTCCTCCTACTTTTGATGGTGATGAAGACCGCAATGGAAAAAGAAATCATGACGAAATTCGATTCTGGAAAGATTATATTTCAGACAATTCGGCTTCGTATATTTATGATGATAAAGGAGTTAAAGGTGGTTTGTCTCCGAATTCTCGATTTGTCATATTGGGTGATCAAAACGCTTCGCCGGTTGAGGGAGATGCTATTAGGGAAGGTATAAAGTCTTTAGTAGAGAATCCGAAAATTAATAGCGATTTTACGCCTGCTAGCAAAGGCGGTGCTGAATTTAGTCCCAAAAATCCTTTTGGAATTAATCATACTGCCTTTTGGAGAATGCGCGCCGATTATGTATTGCCGTCTAGACTTGGATTTAAGGTTGTTAGCAGTGGTGTTTTCTGGCCAGCAAAAGATGAGCCAATGTCAGAATTAGTTGAAAAACGAGAATCAAGTTCGGATCATCGTTTGGTTTGGGTAAAGATGATTTTAGAATAA
- a CDS encoding GMP reductase: MRIEMDLKLGFKDVMFRPKRSTLKSRSEVSLEQNFKYLHSNASWTGIPIMAANMDTVGTFEMAKILAKEKLFTAIHKHYTLEEWNKFLKNVTPDFYDYIAVSTGTGKEDFDKIEAIITANPLLKFICIDVANGYSEHFVQFLKKTRKQYPDKIIIAGNVVTGEMTEELLLAGADIVKVGIGPGSVCTTRVKTGVGYPQLSAIIECADAAHGLGGHIISDGGCTTPGDVAKAFGAGADFVMLGGMLAGHTESGGELIEVKGEKFKQFYGMSSKTAMDKHSGGVAEYRASEGKTVQVPFKGDVIYTVLDILGGIRSTCTYVGASRLKELTKRTTFIRVSEQENQVFTK, translated from the coding sequence ATGAGAATAGAAATGGACCTAAAATTGGGGTTTAAAGATGTCATGTTTAGACCTAAAAGATCAACGCTTAAAAGCAGATCTGAAGTTTCCTTAGAACAAAATTTCAAGTATTTGCATAGCAATGCCAGTTGGACAGGAATTCCAATTATGGCAGCCAATATGGATACAGTAGGAACTTTTGAAATGGCAAAGATTTTGGCAAAAGAAAAGCTTTTTACAGCCATTCATAAACATTACACTTTAGAAGAATGGAATAAGTTTCTAAAAAACGTTACTCCAGATTTTTATGATTATATTGCTGTAAGCACTGGAACCGGCAAAGAAGATTTTGATAAAATTGAAGCAATAATTACCGCTAATCCGTTATTGAAATTTATCTGCATCGATGTTGCCAACGGCTATTCAGAACATTTTGTCCAGTTTTTAAAGAAAACACGTAAACAATATCCTGATAAAATAATTATCGCTGGAAATGTAGTAACAGGAGAAATGACCGAAGAACTGTTATTGGCTGGAGCAGATATTGTAAAAGTCGGAATTGGACCGGGTTCTGTCTGCACCACACGTGTTAAAACGGGAGTTGGGTATCCGCAGCTTTCTGCAATTATCGAATGTGCCGACGCAGCTCACGGTCTAGGCGGGCACATTATAAGCGATGGCGGGTGTACAACTCCAGGCGATGTTGCGAAAGCTTTTGGAGCTGGTGCCGATTTTGTCATGCTTGGCGGAATGCTGGCGGGACATACAGAAAGCGGTGGAGAATTAATCGAAGTAAAAGGCGAAAAATTCAAGCAGTTTTACGGAATGAGTTCAAAAACAGCAATGGACAAACATTCTGGCGGCGTTGCAGAATATCGCGCAAGCGAAGGAAAAACAGTTCAGGTTCCTTTTAAAGGAGATGTAATTTATACTGTTTTGGATATTTTAGGCGGAATTAGAAGCACTTGCACCTATGTGGGAGCTTCAAGATTAAAAGAATTAACAAAAAGAACGACTTTCATTCGCGTAAGCGAACAGGAAAATCAAGTTTTTACAAAATAA
- the fahA gene encoding fumarylacetoacetase, with the protein MPITANDTSRKSWLEVPENSDFPIQNIPFGVFLTKENVVTVGTRIGDYAIDLGALQQLNYFEGIELTDDMFMQDTLNDFISDGKKTWRLVRNRIADIFDETNPQLRDSTKHRDIVIFKIEDVEMQLPVLIGDYTDFYSSREHATNVGKMFRDPDNALLPNWLHIPVGYHGRSSTIVPSGIPVHRPMGQTLPVGHDTPVFGASRLVDFELETAFITTDVNVMGENISTYEAEDYIFGMVLLNDWSARDIQKWEYVPLGPFLAKNFATSISPWIVTMDALEPFRTKGPKQDPSPLPYLQTKGKKAFDIHLEVSLKPEDQEETVISKSNFKYMYWSMAQQLTHHTSNGCRVNSGDMMGSGTISGPTPDSFGSMLELTWGGKNPLTLNDGSERKFIEDNDTVIIRGFCENNEVRIGFGEVSSQLLPPFTRQ; encoded by the coding sequence ATGCCAATCACCGCCAACGATACCAGTAGAAAATCATGGTTAGAAGTGCCAGAAAATAGTGACTTCCCTATTCAGAATATTCCTTTTGGAGTATTTCTTACTAAAGAAAATGTCGTTACTGTAGGAACTCGAATTGGCGACTACGCCATAGATTTAGGAGCTTTACAGCAATTAAACTATTTTGAAGGAATAGAATTAACCGATGATATGTTTATGCAGGATACGCTAAATGATTTTATTTCTGACGGAAAAAAAACATGGCGTTTGGTTCGAAATCGTATCGCTGATATTTTCGACGAAACTAATCCGCAGCTAAGAGATTCAACAAAACACAGAGATATTGTTATATTTAAAATTGAAGATGTAGAAATGCAGCTTCCTGTTTTAATTGGCGACTATACTGACTTTTATTCGAGCAGAGAACACGCTACAAACGTAGGTAAAATGTTCCGCGATCCCGATAATGCTTTATTGCCAAACTGGCTTCATATTCCAGTTGGATATCACGGAAGAAGCTCGACAATTGTGCCATCGGGAATTCCGGTTCACAGACCAATGGGACAGACTTTGCCTGTTGGCCATGACACTCCTGTTTTTGGAGCTTCTCGTTTGGTAGATTTCGAGTTAGAAACTGCTTTTATTACTACAGATGTAAATGTAATGGGCGAAAATATTTCAACTTACGAAGCTGAAGATTATATTTTCGGAATGGTTTTACTAAATGATTGGAGTGCGCGCGACATTCAGAAATGGGAATACGTGCCTCTTGGACCATTCTTGGCTAAAAACTTTGCAACTTCAATTTCACCTTGGATTGTGACTATGGACGCTTTAGAACCTTTTAGAACTAAAGGCCCTAAACAAGATCCATCTCCGCTTCCTTATTTACAAACAAAAGGAAAAAAAGCTTTTGATATTCATTTAGAAGTTTCCCTAAAACCTGAAGATCAGGAAGAAACTGTGATTTCAAAATCTAACTTCAAATATATGTACTGGTCTATGGCTCAGCAATTGACACACCATACCTCAAACGGATGCCGTGTAAATTCTGGCGATATGATGGGTTCTGGTACTATTTCTGGTCCAACTCCTGATAGTTTTGGTTCTATGTTGGAATTAACTTGGGGCGGAAAAAATCCGCTTACGCTAAATGACGGAAGCGAACGTAAATTTATTGAAGATAACGACACCGTAATTATCCGCGGTTTCTGCGAAAACAATGAAGTACGAATTGGTTTTGGAGAAGTTTCAAGCCAGTTGCTGCCTCCTTTTACCAGACAATGA
- a CDS encoding OmpA family protein, which yields MKKKLVSVSLLLLSFAAGAQNMATTSTKPNVDQEYNKWSIELNGGVNKPTRTMTPGYTTETLNFFHGDLGVRYMFSPKFGVKLDVGYDQFKEKKNTPDFESRYVRASLQGVINVGRALNFETWTNTIGLLAHGGFGVSQISTETGFGGQDYMAHGIAGLTGQIRLSDRVALTGDLTGIVNGRQNWNFDGMGNTSTGAFDGVLLNASVGLTFYLGKNQKHADWVGEEDRISELEQRVDLIETGLIDTDKDGVADLYDLEPNSIAGVAVNTKGQSIDTNQNGVPDELESYLDKTYEKKGSGTATNNTVEELINGGYVNVYFDFNSSKPTNASLSGVDFLVKYLKNNPGKSADIIGYADEIGNSNYNTELSRKRAEAVKKVAVNAGIDASRLNVIANGEDTSVNKNSKEARQIVRRVTFQVK from the coding sequence ATGAAAAAGAAATTAGTATCAGTATCCTTATTATTACTATCATTTGCTGCAGGCGCTCAAAATATGGCTACCACTTCTACTAAACCTAACGTAGATCAAGAATACAACAAATGGTCGATCGAACTGAATGGCGGGGTTAACAAACCAACCAGAACAATGACTCCAGGCTATACTACAGAAACATTAAATTTTTTCCATGGAGATTTAGGTGTAAGATATATGTTTAGTCCGAAATTTGGTGTAAAATTAGATGTGGGTTACGACCAATTTAAAGAGAAAAAAAATACTCCCGATTTTGAAAGCCGTTACGTTAGAGCAAGTTTACAAGGAGTTATCAATGTTGGCCGCGCTTTAAACTTTGAGACTTGGACCAATACAATCGGGCTTTTGGCTCATGGTGGTTTCGGGGTTTCTCAAATTAGCACTGAAACAGGATTTGGAGGCCAAGATTATATGGCTCACGGAATTGCCGGTTTAACAGGGCAAATCAGATTAAGCGACCGAGTGGCTTTAACAGGAGATCTTACCGGAATTGTAAACGGTAGACAAAACTGGAACTTTGACGGAATGGGCAATACTTCTACAGGTGCTTTTGATGGCGTTTTATTAAATGCTTCTGTTGGTTTGACATTCTATTTGGGTAAAAACCAGAAACACGCTGACTGGGTTGGCGAAGAAGATAGAATTAGTGAATTGGAACAAAGAGTGGACTTAATCGAAACTGGTCTTATCGACACAGACAAAGATGGAGTTGCTGATTTGTACGATTTAGAACCAAATTCTATCGCTGGAGTTGCTGTTAACACAAAAGGGCAGTCTATCGATACCAATCAAAATGGTGTGCCTGATGAGCTAGAAAGCTACTTAGACAAAACTTATGAAAAGAAAGGAAGCGGAACTGCTACAAACAATACTGTTGAAGAATTAATTAATGGCGGTTACGTAAATGTTTATTTCGATTTCAACTCTTCGAAACCGACAAACGCTTCTTTATCTGGTGTTGATTTCTTAGTGAAATATTTGAAAAACAATCCTGGAAAATCGGCTGATATTATTGGTTATGCTGATGAAATCGGAAATTCAAACTACAACACTGAATTATCTAGAAAAAGAGCTGAGGCTGTGAAAAAAGTAGCAGTAAATGCTGGAATTGATGCTTCTAGACTGAACGTAATTGCTAATGGAGAAGATACTTCTGTTAACAAAAATTCTAAAGAGGCACGTCAAATTGTAAGACGAGTTACTTTCCAAGTGAAGTAA